A genomic stretch from Erigeron canadensis isolate Cc75 chromosome 9, C_canadensis_v1, whole genome shotgun sequence includes:
- the LOC122582210 gene encoding calcium-transporting ATPase 1, endoplasmic reticulum-type-like has protein sequence MGKGGENYGRKEGSGKSSKDPNQYAAWAKDVKECELNYEVDSKSGLSDSEVKKRLLKYGSNELEKHEGQSIWRLVLDQFNDTLVRILLAAAVISFVLAWYDGEEGGEMEITAFVEPLVIFLILIVNAIVGVWQESNAEKALEALKEIQSEQAAVIRNGKKVNGLPAKELVPGDIVELRVGDKFPADMRVISLVSSTLRVEQGSLTGESEAVSKTTKPVPEESDIQGKKCMVFAGTTVVNGNCFCMVTDTGMNTEIGKVHSQIQEASQNEEDTPLKKKLNEFGEVLTMLIGLICLLVWLINVKYFLTWEYVDGWPRNFKFSFEKCTYYFEIAVALAVAAIPEGLPAVITTCLALGTRKMAQKNALVRKLPSVETLGCTTVICSDKTGTLTTNQMAVAKLVAMGHGANSLRSFNVEGTSYNPLDGKIKDWPAGKMDTNLQTIAKIAALANDAGIERSEKGYVATGMPTEAALKVLVEKMGLPAGLGSGSSTGDGDLMVCSQQWSKIENRIATLEFDRDRKSMGVIVSKSGRNSLLVKGAVENLLERSSYIQLLDGSVVELDNRSKSTILDSLHELSSCALRVLGFAYKEDPPEFITYNGDEDHPAHNLLLDPSNYSRIESNLIFAGLAGLRDPPRKEVPQAIEDCRIAGIQVIVITGDNKNTAEAICREIGVFGQHEDISSRSLTGREFMDLNHQDQKAHLAYKGGLLFSRAEPRHKQEIVRLLKDAGEVVAMTGDGVNDAPALKLADIGIAMGIAGTEVAKEASDMVLADDNFSTIVAAVGEGRSIYNNMKAFIRYMISSNIGEVASIFLTAAIGIPEGLIPVQLLWVNLVTDGPPATALGFNPPDKYIMKKAPRRSDDSLISAWILFRYLVIGLYVGIATVGIFIIWYTHDSFLGIDLSQDGHTLVTYSQLSNWGQCKSWENFTVSPFIAGDHLFKFDTNPCDYFQGGKVKAMTLSLSVLVAIEMFNSLNALSEDESLLTMPPWVNPWLLLAMSVSFGLHFVILYVPFLAQVFGIVPLSFNEWLLVLAVALPVILIDEILKFVGRLTNGSQVSSRPLKRKTE, from the exons ATGGGTAAAGGAGGGGAAAATTATGGGAGGAAAGAGGGTTCGGGGAAATCGTCGAAAGATCCGAACCAGTATGCGGCGTGGGCGAAGGATGTGAAGGAATGTGAACTAAATTATGAGGTAGATAGTAAGAGTGGATTATCGGATAGCGAAGTTAAGAAGCGGTTATTGAAGTATGGGAGTAATGAGTTGGAGAAACATGAAGGGCAGTCGATATGGCGTTTAGTTTTGGATCAGTTTAACGATACGTTGGTTAGGATTTTACTTGCTGCGGCTGTAATATCGTTTGTGTTAGCGTGGTATGATGGTGAAGAAGGCGGTGAGATGGAGATCACGGCATTTGTTGAGCCGTTGGTGATTTTTCTTATACTTATTGTTAACGCGATTGTTGGTGTTTGGCAAGAAAGTAATGCGGAGAAAGCTTTGGAAGCGCTTAAGGAGATTCAGTCAGAACAAGCGGCTGTGATACGTAATGGTAAGAAAGTGAATGGTCTTCCTGCCAAGGAGCTTGTTCCTGGTGATATTGTTGAACTTAGGGTTGGAGATAAATTCCCGGCTGATATGAGGGTTATAAGTTTAGTTAGTTCGACTCTTAGAGTTGAGCAAGGGTCGTTGACTGGAGAGAGTGAGGCCGTTAGTAAAACTACTAAACCTGTTCCTGAAGAGTCGGATATCCAAGGGAAGAAATGTATGGTGTTTGCAGGGACAACTGTTGTAAATGGGAACTGTTTCTGTATGGTTACAGACACGGGGATGAATACCGAGATTGGAAAAGTGCATTCTCAGATTCAAGAGGCATCTCAGAATGAAGAAGACACACCGCTGAAGAAGAAGTTGAATGAGTTTGGAGAAGTTTTGACTATGCTAATTGGGTTAATTTGTCTTCTTGTTTGGCTTATCAACGTAAAGTATTTCCTCACATGGGAGTATGTTGATGGGTGGCCAAGGAACTTCAAGTTTTCATTTGAGAAGTGCACTTATTACTTTGAAATTGCTGTAGCATTAGCAGTTGCTGCAATCCCAGAAGGTTTACCTGCTGTGATTACTACTTGTTTGGCCCTTGGCACACGTAAGATGGCTCAGAAGAATGCCCTTGTTAGGAAGTTACCTAGTGTCGAGACTCTTGGGTGTACAACAGTGATTTGTTCTGACAAAACTGGTACTCTGACCACTAATCAGATGGCTGTGGCCAAGCTAGTTGCCATGGGTCATGGGGCAAATTCTTTGCGATCATTCAATGTTGAAGGGACCTCATACAATCCATTGGATGGGAAAATAAAAGACTGGCCAGCTGGGAAAATGGATACTAACCTTCAGACTATTGCAAAGATTGCTGCTTTGGCCAATGATGCAGGCATTGAACGATCCGAAAAGGGTTATGTTGCCACTGGAATGCCAACTGAAGCAGCACTAAAG GTTCTTGTTGAGAAAATGGGTCTTCCAGCTGGATTGGGCTCTGGCTCATCTACAGGAGATGGTGACCTTATGG TTTGTTCTCAGCAGTGGAGTAAAATTGAAAACAGAATTGCCACTCTTGAGTTTGACCGTGATAGGAAGTCTATGGGGGTCATTGTCTCCAAGTCTGGGAGAAATTCACTACTTGTAAAG GGTGCTGTTGAGAATTTGTTGGAAAGGAGCTCCTACATTCAGCTGCTTGATGGTTCTGTTGTTGAACTTGACAACAGGTCCAAATCAACTATCCTAGATAGTCTTCACGAGCTGTCCTCTTGTGCATTGCGTGTGTTGGGTTTTGCGTACAAGGAGGACCCTCCAGAGTTTATAACATACAATGGCGATGAAGACCATCCTGCTCACAATCTTTTACTTGATCCATCTAATTACTCTAGAATTGAAAGTAATTTAATCTTTGCTGGATTAGCTGGACTCAGG gATCCCCCTCGAAAAGAAGTTCCCCAGGCCATTGAAGACTGCAGAATAGCTGGAATTCAAGTTATTGTCATCACAGGAGATAACAAGAACACGGCAGAAGCAATTTGTCGTGAAATAGGTGTATTTGGGCAACACGAGGACATCAGTTCAAGGAGCTTAACTGGAAGGGAATTTATGGATCTcaatcatcaagatcaaaaaGCTCATTTAGCATACAAAGGAGGTCTTCTATTCTCTAGGGCTGAACCACGTCACAAGCAAGAGATAGTGAGGCTGCTCAAAGATGCAGGTGAAGTGGTTGCCATGACCGGGGATGGTGTGAATGATGCACCTGCATTGAAATTGGCTGATATCGGAATTGCAATGGGTATTGCTGGTACTGAG GTCGCCAAGGAAGCTTCTGACATGGTTTTAGCCGATGATAACTTTAGCACAATTGTGGCTGCTGTTGGAGAAGGCAGGTCAATATACAATAATATGAAGGCCTTTATCCG CTATATGATTTCTTCAAATATCGGTGAGGTTGCCTCCATTTTTTTAACTGCTGCCATCGGCATTCCAGAAGGCCTGATACCTGTTCAGCTTCTATGGGTCAATCTTGTGACTGATGGACCACCCGCCACAGCCTTGGGTTTTAACCCACCTGACAAATACATCATGAAAAAGGCGCCACGCAGGAGTGACGATTCATTAATCAGTGCCTGGATTTTATTTCGCTATCTG GTAATTGGTCTCTATGTTGGCATAGCGACCGTGGGGATTTTCATTATATGGTACACTCATGACTCATTTTTGGGTATTGACCTCAGTCAAGATGGTCATACCCTCGTCACCTACTCCCAGCTTTCAAACTGGGGTCAATGCAAATCATGGGAAAATTTCACCGTCTCACCTTTCATAGCTGGAGACCATTTGTTCAAGTTTGACACTAACCCATGTGATTATTTCCAAGGCGGGAAAGTCAAAGCCATGACACTCTCTCTATCAGTATTGGTTGCAATCGAGATGTTTAATTCATTAAATGCCCTCTCGGAAGATGAAAGCCTTTTGACCATGCCACCATGGGTCAATCCATGGTTACTTTTAGCAATGTCGGTCTCCTTTGGGCTTCATTTCGTGATCCTATATGTCCCCTTCCTTGCACAAGTGTTTGGTATTGTTCCTTTAAGCTTCAACGAGTGGCTGCTGGTATTGGCTGTTGCTTTACCTGTTATATTGATTGATGAGATTCTTAAATTCGTGGGCCGGTTAACTAACGGAAGTCAAGTTAGCTCAAGACCTTTAAAGCGGAAAACAGAGTGA
- the LOC122582828 gene encoding uncharacterized protein LOC122582828: MNSSCMSTCIADDARVPVRATYVNLYKWPDSDREFVRSVSKNSNGENGDSHGHPRVVDSISCRQLYLKSYTFSRKESLNERTKKCIGRVKEKASSSVHGKQRKSSSSENSEGRNDQRRRRKKCTAVMNKAKEASYAALASIFRRLLSCTTKIDVVD, encoded by the coding sequence ATGAACTCATCATGTATGTCGACATGTATCGCAGACGATGCCCGTGTCCCGGTTCGCGCTACATACGTTAACTTATACAAATGGCCAGACTCTGACCGAGAATTCGTCCGGTCAGTAAGTAAAAACAGCAATGGTGAGAATGGAGATAGCCACGGTCACCCTCGAGTTGTCGATAGTATCTCATGCAGACAGTTATATCTTAAAAGCTATACTTTTTCGAGAAAAGAAAGCTTGAATGAGAGAACTAAGAAATGTATTGGAAGAGTTAAAGAAAAAGCGAGTAGTAGTGTGCATGGGAAACAAAGGAAGTCGTCGTCTTCGGAGAATAGTGAAGGTCGTAATGATCAACGACGGAGACGGAAGAAGTGTACGGCGGTTATGAATAAGGCGAAAGAGGCGTCTTATGCTGCCTTGGCTTCTATCTTTCGTAGGTTGCTATCTTGCACTACTAAGATTGATGTTGTGGATTAA